The Coccinella septempunctata chromosome 9, icCocSept1.1, whole genome shotgun sequence genomic interval TGTCATCAACCCCATTTCGGTTAGTTTGCTCCACTGCGTAATCTTCGATCAGGGATTTGTTGAAAACATGCGGCTGGGTaccatttttcaaaataccctGAGTATTGCTGGAAGATTTCCTTATGCTCACTTGAGAATCCGTTTCTTTCGTCGACTTCTTCCTCAAGTTATCCTCAGAACTCGTATCGACTTTGAAAGTTTGGTTTTTGAAAGTTTCCTCCGTTAGTTTACTGATATTCTTGCTGATTTCCTTCAACATTTTCGTCTCGGTCGTCTTGCTGTTGTTCCTCTGTTGAGCAACCAACTTCGATTTTTCCTTTATGAGTTTCTCGTTTTCAGCCTTGAGTTCCGCATTGTTTTTTTCCAACATTTTCACCTGATTTCTCAGCCGGGCTATGGACATCGCGTTTTTCGTGTCTCTCAGTTTCATTAATTCCTTCATTTCGTTCAGTTCCATTTTAAGATTGTTCATTTCTTCCTTATCCTTCCTCTGCTGGATTTTCGACTTTAAAACCTTACTCGATCTAGGCAAAATTACAAATTAAACCGGTTTGTCGGGTTAAAAAGATATTTTTACTCACTTCTCTGGACTCAGCTTGTCGGCCATCTTTTTCCTCTCTTCTTCGATCTCCAACTGATATCTTAGTTTCTGTTCTTCGAACTGTATTCGCCTAAGCTTCATCTCTTTCTCGAACTCCTTTTTATCTTTATCCATCTGCTTTCTGATGGCCATGATCCTATCCTTCTCGATTTTCAAATTGTCGAGTTCGTTCTGACATTCTTCGATTTTATTCTTTATCAGAAATCCGCAACTGGCACAGCTCTCCGAGGAATCCAGTTTTCGATGATTCTTCGGTGAATTTGAAGATCTGTAAGCTAAATAATGAGCAGATTCATAAAAAAATCCCTCATTTCGAAGGTTTACCAACCGTTTGTAGTCTCTCCGAAATATTCGTCGGAAATATCACTGCTTGTGCTTGAATAACTTGAAGGAAATATTATTGGGTTATCTGTATTCGTTGAACTATCTCGTTTATGCTCAGAATGATCAATTTCTTTCTCAGAATCCCCGTTATATTTGCTAAAATCCTCTTCGAGGGTTTTATCGATTTCTTCTTCACTCTCAACATCATCCTCTGATTCCTCATCAACATGATCCTCGTTTTCCATATGTTGCCAATTTGATGGGGGAAAATTCTGAAACTTTGTCAACTCTTGCTCGTCGTTAGAATCAGAATTGTCATTTCGAGATGTCTGCTCCGTTTTATCTTGAACAGGCTTAAAAATcaaaattcatcattcaatttccAACTTCGTGAGATGAGGCTACTCACCGATTTTTCCTCGTCACCATCATCGATTATTTCGTCCAAAACATGATCCACAGTGTTCATTTCACTATTTTTGAAGTCAAACTTACTAGGCGTACTCGCTAACAGCTGAATTATGCTAGTGTTGGTAGAGCAAAAACCACTTTGTTCTGTTCTACGTTCTAAGGCTTCGAATATCTTCAACTCTGTTTCTAGGGCTTTTTCATACAAACTGTTTTCATTTGAAGTGTAGGATAAACTTTTACGTGCAGGAGGTACTTTCCTTTCTTGACTAAAAAGGTTGTTATTAAACTTTTCACTTTTCTCATAAGAACGAAACAAGGAAATCTGACAGTTACAGTAATTATTTTACTTACGAGTCACCAATCCTTTCTACCCCAGGCATTTTACATTCAATCTCATTCATTTGTCGAATTAATCCATTTTTCCACTGAGACTGAACTAAAATTTGTGCGCACTGGGTAGTAGCAGTATACACATCCTTTGAACTTATCCTGTCACTTTTTAGTGTaatgtcattgtttacattcttCCATACTTCACTTTGGTTATTATTAGGAGGAATATCACACCAATTTCCCCTTGGCTTGATACTGATTTCTGGTGCTCTCAAAGGTGTATATTCCACAGGTTTCTTGACGATATCCTCAATAAAATCATGAAGTTTCGGAGGACATTTTTTAGCTGTTTCAACCTTCTCATTTTTAGAGTTTTTGGAAGGTGATTCACCTACTGCCGAATCTTTGGAGTTCCTAATCACCTCTGTTTTTTCGTACTTTGGTTCTTCCGGACGAAATTTCGCATTATTTTCAACTGATGGACATTTCTGCTTGGGACCATCACCTTTTCTCAACTGATTTCTACCATTAGATGCACTCTGTACCTGTCGATTATTATTTACTGCCTTCTTTGTATTCTGTGTTTTGCTCCTACCCGGATACTCCGCACCAGTTGTTTTAGGTCTCTGTGAAGAAGGAACAGAAGGTCTGTTTGATTTAACTGTGTTTTGTGTTCTTTTAGAAGGTAGAGTTTTTGGGACACCACCTGTTGTTTTTGGTCTTTCtgtttgaaactgcacattttTCTTTTTAGTTTGGGTGGAGTTTGGTCTACTCCTTTTTGGCACCACagtatttgaatatttattgCCTATGAgttttttatattcttcaaGTTTTAAATTGTACTTCATCAATCCTGTTCCCTTTTTCAAGAATGGTTTTTTGGGCACCGCAGTGTTGTTTGTCTGAATGTTATATTCATTAAATTCGCTCAATTTTTCCTCCACTAATTCTTCAAAATCTTTATCTAAAGGAGCGCTTATATACTCTTCCTCCACATTATTATACGAGTCCAGTTCATGTCGTTTAGTGCTTGCTAAAGGATTTTCACCGACTTTTTCCAAACTGTGATGCGTAAATTCATTATTTAATGATGATCTCTCGTGGTCTCCAGTGTTCCCTGAGCGTTGCAATAATTTTTCATgggttttttgccattttttcaattcctgAAGACGTCCAAAAATTTGATGTGGCGACAAAGACATATTCAGGAAATTTAATCAATGAACGGCTACGAATTGTTCACGTGAATTATGAATTTTATCCTTAGCAGCCGCATTTCATGCTTTTCTCGGTTTAAAATTAcataaaataagattttcaaaacttttcaattGATAGGTTAGGAATTTGTTTGAAATTTCAAACATAGACCATAGAATGCTGGTTATCACAGAACAGCAAAATAACGGAGAATAGTTTTCGTATAATTCGCCACCTAGCGATCAAGGCTCAAACCTTCTGTGCTCAGAAGAAGGGACTCCACCATTTCTTCCGTGTAACTAATAGAAAACTGTAATAGGTTCCTATGTATGAAATAGAAATCTATAACAAGTCGGTATATGTTCCATCATACCTAACTAGATGGCTCTGCAgtagtttttcaaatttcaagtttcaaaaatattttctttattttagaAACCAGTTCAGATCTTCATTCAAGATTTCAGAATATTAAAGAATCAAATATTAACGATTCTCTGCTGGTCGTTGAGAATCATTTTATATTATAACCCCAAGGAAATTTCATTATCTCCTGTAATAGAGGAAAGTTGggtaataaaatttcaatgttaaataaacaaatatatttttcacTTACAATCTAAACATGTACAATGATGCTTCATTTGGTAACTCCAAGACCTGACAATCTACAACTGAAACAAATATCCCTAACGCGACGTATAAATATGTTaacaattattaaaaaaaaatttccgtgGAAATTCATAAAGCTATTGAGTTTGAAATATCTACACAGGGTTTCTGTTCACCAACTGTGAACCTCTGAAACAAATTCCAAACCAGGACGGACGCCGTGAAATAGAGTGAAACCAGCAAAATTTTGTGCAGGATGGCAAaactgaaaatgagaaaaacatAATAAATACAGCTGAAAAGGCTTCAAAGGAAAGAACTCACATTCTCTGCTTTCTTTTAGCTGCCTCTAACGAATCTACCGAATCCTTCATGATATATCTCCTTATACCGTAAAAATAGGTCTTGTAATACGCCCAGAGGTCCAAAGATTTCATGTCAAAAAAGAACAATTTCCTTTCAGTGTCGTCTAGTTTATTCCACAATTTGATCACGTTATCGTTGGAAAATTTCCATTCTCTAGTCGAGAAAAATGATAAAACGTTCGAGAATTTGTGAATTTTTCTATACATATTCAGCATCCTGTAAAAAAGCAGTTGTTTGGTAAATACCGATACAATTGAGGTCAGGGAAACAAGGAGGCCAACCAAATATTTTCTGAGAGAAAACTCACCCCAGATTCTTGAAGCATATCGTACTGACCCCGTCTAGCAAAAGGGCAGGAAGCAGGTGGTAGATCAGTTTCAAAAACATATACATGTACACGTTCCTGGTGAAATTAAGGGAGTGCACCCAGACGCACTTGCTCAAGGGGTACTTGAACCCATACATCGTGTTTATCTTGCAATACTCTTCCCAAGTCATGTTGTTATCCATAGACACATAGTTATAAATAGGTATATCTTCAGGGCtactgaaaatcgaaaaaaataaaacCCTACCCTGGATTTTCCTGGACCTATTACCTTCTGGTCTTGTTCTTTTGGGCTGTGTCCCAAGCCGCTGCTATCAGAGCAGCCACACACATATCTACAGGTACTAAATCGGCTTTTTTATGTGGATCGCACAGCAGGACCCTCAGTAATCCTAGAGCCACCCCTGCACATACACCAGTAGGTCCGTAAAGGTTATCGATCCACCCTTCGATGGGTTCCTTATGGGTGGAAATAACTGAAAAGTATCGTTGTGTTCAGAGAAAATATCACCTTATACAACTGGAAAACCTTTCCAAAACATTAGAAATGGGGGGGTATCAGGTTGTGCGTGTCTGAAGAGTCCCTAACGAGTTCGAAACGTTTATTATTTCAAGTTGGTGTGGGGATTTACTTGAAAGTCAAGATGGACAAACTTTTAAAATGATTTTCTACAGGAAGATAAGTGTAGAAAAGATTAAATACCTATGGAGGGTCTGAAAATTCCTATTGGTAGATTTCCACTTGAATCTCTGATCATTGTTTCAGCTAGGGCTTTCGTGTAGGTGTAGGTGTTTGGCCATGGTCCTATTATACTGAAAGAAAGTTATTTTTCAGATATACGAAgagaacaaattcaaaattatgaatgCTCGTTGGGAATATAACTGAAACTCACCTTTTAGTGTGTTTGTCCGCTTCTGATTCAGTCATTTTCTCCAACACATGTCCAATTTCCTCGTAATGTATAGGCTGGTCGTAAAACCTTTCCTCGATCTCTTCGAGGTGACAATTCGAGAAGGCTGTGGAAACATGCATTGAACTCTGcgaagaattgaaaaattaacagTATTATTTCCAGAGTCTTCGAAATAATGATGGACAAGATGCATATCTTATTCTTGAAGGCGGCAAAAGTATACAATAAACGATTGATCTGCATTTCAATTATCATTCCTGATCGTATAtttatttgcatagattttACACGTCTGACAATGAGCTAGTTGGGAATTGGCCTTGGTTACATCATTCTTACGGAACACCATCGTAATTCTAATGCAACCCCCCAAAAACAGTTATACAATTGTACGAAAATGAGGTGACATGACTCTTTTTCAATAGGAACAatagaaatttgtttttttccctTTTAGAGATCACATTGTGATCGAAAACTGGATGTGAATGATTGAGCTATTTGCATTACGAAGGAATTTCTAATAAATTATGTTGGTTTTCACTCATGAAGCTGCGTTGGTAATTACAGAACTATATTCGAAAATTTCGTTTAATTCGACTAATTTAatggaaaaacgtttttttGGTGGAAGGACGCGATCATTATCATCCAATCGACTAGTCTAATATTGCGGAAAAGAAAATTGGCATTTCTAGATTGATtcgtcgaaaaaaatatataattatcgTAATATTGGTAATTATAATATATTTCGGCAAAAAAAGTCTGAAGTACCACTTACAAATCATGAATTGAGGTAGCGCAAATACATTGTAAGTCAACAAACTTTGTATTCACTTTGTATTATGAGGTGAAATAAAGTTTGAGCGTTTTCCCTCACCTTAAGATTCTTCATGTCCTTCCcaagtttcaagatttcttgAGCACCTTTAACGTTCACGCAGTAGGCGTGTTTCAAATTCTCATCAAATCTCATCGTGGCTGCTACGTGGAATATTATGTCAATTTTTTCTGTCAGCATCTGTCTGTCCGTCTTGGATATCCCCAAATCGGGCAGAGAAACATCTCCACTCACCCCCACGATCCTATGTATGAACTTGGGGCATTCCTCGTGCAGCCTTTGGAAAATCTGCAAGATAAAATTGGAGAAACACGTGTCTTTGATGTACCACATCTTCAACTTACCACATCTTCAAATATATTCTTTATTCTCGTTTCTACATCCTTGCCTTTTTTTGGCCTCACCAAGAGGTATAAAGTAGACACTGATGTACTCCTAAGTAATTTTTCTATCAGTATCTTCCCAAGGAAGCCAGTTCCCCCAGTGATGAAGACGTTGGCGTTTTCGTAAAAGTTTAAAATCTGTGAGTTCACCATTTCGAAACTCCAGTACGAAATGGCTtgactgaaatgaaaaaaaatacattttcaaGAACCCCTGTTTCCCTTAGGAATAGTTGGTCAAATTTTTCGGAAATGCAAGGAGAGCATATAGCTGCTTTCGACCTTCGAAATTGCAAAATCGTTGGACAAATAATAACAATTCAAGGTGGTAGGAGCAGGATGATGTCAAACAAAAACTTTCCTTGACCTTGCACGAAGTGGACAACAGTGACCAATACTAATTGAATCTTTGTACACACCAAGTGATCAAATAAAGTTCAAGAATCAACCTGATCCTACCTCTCctaataatatatattttatatacgCCAATTATCGAAATCCAATTAATGCAAATACGAAAATCTTAATTTAAAAGAGCGAAGGAACCAGTCATTTCATGCGTGAGCTTTGCGTATTTCCTCAATCAGCGGTTCTCAAACAATTTCTGTCAGA includes:
- the LOC123320686 gene encoding LOW QUALITY PROTEIN: centromere protein J (The sequence of the model RefSeq protein was modified relative to this genomic sequence to represent the inferred CDS: substituted 2 bases at 2 genomic stop codons) — its product is MSLSPHQIFGRLQELKKWQKTHEKLLQRSGNTGDHERSSLNNEFTHHSLEKVGENPLASTKRHELDSYNNVEEEYISAPLDKDFEELVEEKLSEFNEYNIQTNNTAVPKKPFLKKGTGLMKYNLKLEEYKKLIGNKYSNTVVPKRSRPNSTQTKKKNVQFQTERPKTTGGVPKTLPSKRTQNTVKSNRPSVPSSQRPKTTGAEYPGRSKTQNTKKAVNNNRQVQSASNGRNQLRKGDGPKQKCPSVENNAKFRPEEPKYEKTEVIRNSKDSAVGESPSKNSKNEKVETAKKCPPKLHDFIEDIVKKPVEYTPLRAPEISIKPRGNWCDIPPNNNQSEVWKNVNNDITLKSDRISSKDVYTATTQCAQILVQSQWKNGLIRQMNEIECKMPGVERIGDSQERKVPPARKSLSYTSNENSLYEKALETELKIFEALERRTEQSGFCSTNTSIIQLLASTPSKFDFKNSEMNTVDHVLDEIIDDGDEEKSPVQDKTEQTSRNDNSDSNDEQELTKFQNFPPSNWQHMENEDHVDEESEDDVESEEEIDKTLEEDFSKYNGDSEKEIDHSEHKRDSSTNTDNPIIFPSSYSSTSSDISDEYFGETTNAYRSSNSPKNHRKLDSSESCASCGFLIKNKIEECQNELDNLKIEKDRIMAIRKQMDKDKKEFEKEMKLRRIQFEEQKLRYQLEIEEERKKMADKLSPEKXVKISFXPDKPQRKDKEEMNNLKMELNEMKELMKLRDTKNAMSIARLRNQVKMLEKNNAELKAENEKLIKEKSKLVAQQRNNSKTTETKMLKEISKNISKLTEETFKNQTFKVDTSSEDNLRKKSTKETDSQVSIRKSSSNTQGILKNGTQPHVFNKSLIEDYAVEQTNRNGVDDNVEEKYKSLFGGNDVIIEENRRNSNTSFGNTTRQLGLEKTEKILEDGTKEVKYSNGNIKRISENGTVRYYYFSNDTWHTNFPDGTEVLEFPNGQSEKRFKDGKCLIFFPDGLIQTIFPDGTEEVKYPDGSKLLTKADGDRMLFLTNGQVEIHTKDQKRREYPDGTVKILYPDGSQETRYSNGRVRMKNSKGEIILDTGETNL
- the LOC123320625 gene encoding fatty acyl-CoA reductase wat-like isoform X2, whose protein sequence is MVNSQILNFYENANVFITGGTGFLGKILIEKLLRSTSVSTLYLLVRPKKGKDVETRIKNIFEDVIFQRLHEECPKFIHRIVGVSGDVSLPDLGISKTDRQMLTEKIDIIFHVAATMRFDENLKHAYCVNVKGAQEILKLGKDMKNLKSSMHVSTAFSNCHLEEIEERFYDQPIHYEEIGHVLEKMTESEADKHTKSIIGPWPNTYTYTKALAETMIRDSSGNLPIGIFRPSIVISTHKEPIEGWIDNLYGPTGVCAGVALGLLRVLLCDPHKKADLVPVDMCVAALIAAAWDTAQKNKTRSPEDIPIYNYVSMDNNMTWEEYCKINTMYGFKYPLSKCVWVHSLNFTRNVYMYMFLKLIYHLLPALLLDGVSTICFKNLGMLNMYRKIHKFSNVLSFFSTREWKFSNDNVIKLWNKLDDTERKLFFFDMKSLDLWAYYKTYFYGIRRYIMKDSVDSLEAAKRKQRIFAILHKILLVSLYFTASVLVWNLFQRFTVGEQKPCVDISNSIAL
- the LOC123320625 gene encoding fatty acyl-CoA reductase wat-like isoform X1, producing MVNSQILNFYENANVFITGGTGFLGKILIEKLLRSTSVSTLYLLVRPKKGKDVETRIKNIFEDVIFQRLHEECPKFIHRIVGVSGDVSLPDLGISKTDRQMLTEKIDIIFHVAATMRFDENLKHAYCVNVKGAQEILKLGKDMKNLKSSMHVSTAFSNCHLEEIEERFYDQPIHYEEIGHVLEKMTESEADKHTKSIIGPWPNTYTYTKALAETMIRDSSGNLPIGIFRPSIVISTHKEPIEGWIDNLYGPTGVCAGVALGLLRVLLCDPHKKADLVPVDMCVAALIAAAWDTAQKNKTRSSPEDIPIYNYVSMDNNMTWEEYCKINTMYGFKYPLSKCVWVHSLNFTRNVYMYMFLKLIYHLLPALLLDGVSTICFKNLGMLNMYRKIHKFSNVLSFFSTREWKFSNDNVIKLWNKLDDTERKLFFFDMKSLDLWAYYKTYFYGIRRYIMKDSVDSLEAAKRKQRIFAILHKILLVSLYFTASVLVWNLFQRFTVGEQKPCVDISNSIAL